TACGCCGAAACCCGTGATGTGCCCCTGCTGGAACTGCGGCTCAACCCTGAAGCAGAGCTGCGCGGACACGCCGCTGGAAAACGGCCTTACGCAGTTTATCTGGCGGATGGCTGCGCCCAGGCACGGATTATGAACACGCCCCGGGATCATTACGCAGACCATTGGCCGCTATAACGAGAACCCTTTCAAGGAGAACCCCATGAACCTGACCATTACCAATATCAAGCGCCTTGGCCGCACTGAGCGCGAAAGTGTGACCATCGAAGACGGCAAAATTAGGGGCTGGAACCTGCCGGAAGAAGGGCACGGCGAAACGATTGACGGGTGCGGCGGCACGGTGATTCCGGCCTTGATCGAACCGCACGCCCACTTACGCGAACCGGGCCAGACCGAAAAAGAAGACCTCGCCAGCGGTCTGGCGGCAGCGGCAGCGGGTGGCTACGGCAGCGTGGTCTGTATGCCCAACACGTCGCCAGTGATTGATGACCCGGCCACCGTGCGCGCCTTGCAGGAGAAAGCGGCGGGGCTGGGACTGGCGCGGCTACATGTGGCTGCGGCGCTGACCCAGGGTCAGAAAGGCGAGGCACTGGCCGAGCTGAGCGCCCTGCGCGACGCCGGGGCCGTGATGTTCACCGACGACGGGCGCACCAACGAAAATGCCCGCGTGCTGCGCCTGGGCCTGGAGTATGCGGGCAGCCTGGGCATGGTGGTCAGCGTTCACGCTGAGGATGCCACCCTGCGCGCTGATGGTGTGATGAACGAGGGTGAGGTGTCGCAGGCCCTGGGCGTACCGGGGAACCCGACCGCCGCCGAGGCCGCCCGGATCGCCCGCGATATGGAAATCGTGGCCTGGCTGCATGAGCGGGGCAACCGGCCCCGACTGCACGTACAGCACCTCAGTAGCGCGGCGGGGCTGGAGCGGATCCGTGAGGCCAAGCGGCGCGGTTTGCCTGTCACCTGTGAGGTCAGTCCTCACCACCTCACCCTGACCGACGAGCGGCTGCGGTCGTTTGACGCGGTGTATAAGGTGGCCCCACCACTCCGCACCCAGGCCGATGCCGACGAACTGTTCGAAGGGCTGCTGGACGGCACGGTGGACTGCATCGGCACCGACCACGCGCCGCACACCCAGGCTGAAAAGGAACGCGATCTGCTTGAAGCGCCGTTCGGCATTCCTTATATCGAGGTGGCCTGGCCCGTGATGTACACCCGCTTCAGCGAGAAGTTGGGCCTCGAAAAGCTGGTGGACTTGATGACCGCTGGTCCTGCCCGTGTGCTGGGCTGGGATGCCCCCACCCTGGAGGTAGGTGCTCCGGCGGACCTGATGGTCTTTGACCCAGACACCGAGCGCAAGGTGAACCCCAAGACCTTCCAGAGCAAGGCCAAGTTTTGCCCCTATGCTGGAGAAACGTTGCGCGGCTGGCCGCTGCTGACCGTGGTGGGCGGCCAGGTCGCCTACAGCGCCGAAGGCTAAGCCTAGCGGTCATCCGGAACATGGGCGAGAGGTCTGAGCTGGTCTGTGTCTCCCCGCTCTCCTGCGGAGCTGTGCCCGTCTGCTCGCCGACAACCCGCGCAGGTACACTCACCTCCGCGATTTTCCGAGGCTGACTCTAAGCGCCTTTCCCGTTTCTTGACGCCCCGCTGTCCGTGCGCCAGTGGGGCTTTATGCTGCTCCCATGACTGACGCTAACGACCGGAACATCAACATCGGCGAAGACGTGAACGTGGACGACACCAAGCCTGAGATCATCGAAGAGAAGCTGGAAAACGAGGACATTCT
The sequence above is a segment of the Deinococcus radiophilus genome. Coding sequences within it:
- a CDS encoding dihydroorotase encodes the protein MNLTITNIKRLGRTERESVTIEDGKIRGWNLPEEGHGETIDGCGGTVIPALIEPHAHLREPGQTEKEDLASGLAAAAAGGYGSVVCMPNTSPVIDDPATVRALQEKAAGLGLARLHVAAALTQGQKGEALAELSALRDAGAVMFTDDGRTNENARVLRLGLEYAGSLGMVVSVHAEDATLRADGVMNEGEVSQALGVPGNPTAAEAARIARDMEIVAWLHERGNRPRLHVQHLSSAAGLERIREAKRRGLPVTCEVSPHHLTLTDERLRSFDAVYKVAPPLRTQADADELFEGLLDGTVDCIGTDHAPHTQAEKERDLLEAPFGIPYIEVAWPVMYTRFSEKLGLEKLVDLMTAGPARVLGWDAPTLEVGAPADLMVFDPDTERKVNPKTFQSKAKFCPYAGETLRGWPLLTVVGGQVAYSAEG